One genomic segment of Diceros bicornis minor isolate mBicDic1 chromosome 13, mDicBic1.mat.cur, whole genome shotgun sequence includes these proteins:
- the VAMP3 gene encoding vesicle-associated membrane protein 3 isoform X2, translating to MLGWAPEVAREGPGPCVEAPAVRSTGTPAGSSAASGSSRRLQQTQNQVDEVVDIMRVNVDKVLERDQKLSELDDRADALQAGASQFETSAAKLKRKYWWKNCKMWAIGISVVVIIIIIIVVWSLS from the exons ATGCTGGGCTGGGCGCCGGAAGTTGCAAGGGAAGGACCTGGGCCCTGTGTTGAGGCACCTGCGGTCAG GTCTACAGGTACGCCTGCAGGTTCAAGCGCTGCCTCTGGCAGCAGTCGAAGACTTCAGCAGACGCAAAATCAAGTGGATGAG GTGGTGGACATCATGAGAGTCAATGTGGATAAGGTCCTGGAAAGAGATCAGAAGCTCTCTGAGTTAGATGACCGTGCAGACGCACTGCAGGCAGGAGCTTCCCAATTTGAAACAAGTGCTGCCAAGTTGAAGAGAAAATATTGGTGGAAGAATTGCAAG ATGTGGGCCATAGGGATCAGTGTCgtggtcatcatcatcatcatcatcgtcg TGTGGAGTCTTTCTTAA
- the VAMP3 gene encoding vesicle-associated membrane protein 3 isoform X1, with protein sequence MLGWAPEVAREGPGPCVEAPAVRSTGTPAGSSAASGSSRRLQQTQNQVDEVVDIMRVNVDKVLERDQKLSELDDRADALQAGASQFETSAAKLKRKYWWKNCKMWAIGISVVVIIIIIIVDCSVRINSGFALKD encoded by the exons ATGCTGGGCTGGGCGCCGGAAGTTGCAAGGGAAGGACCTGGGCCCTGTGTTGAGGCACCTGCGGTCAG GTCTACAGGTACGCCTGCAGGTTCAAGCGCTGCCTCTGGCAGCAGTCGAAGACTTCAGCAGACGCAAAATCAAGTGGATGAG GTGGTGGACATCATGAGAGTCAATGTGGATAAGGTCCTGGAAAGAGATCAGAAGCTCTCTGAGTTAGATGACCGTGCAGACGCACTGCAGGCAGGAGCTTCCCAATTTGAAACAAGTGCTGCCAAGTTGAAGAGAAAATATTGGTGGAAGAATTGCAAG ATGTGGGCCATAGGGATCAGTGTCgtggtcatcatcatcatcatcatcgtcg ACTGCAGCGTTCGAATTAATTCTGGATTTGCACTGAAAGACTAA
- the VAMP3 gene encoding vesicle-associated membrane protein 3 isoform X3 yields the protein MSTGTPAGSSAASGSSRRLQQTQNQVDEVVDIMRVNVDKVLERDQKLSELDDRADALQAGASQFETSAAKLKRKYWWKNCKMWAIGISVVVIIIIIIVDCSVRINSGFALKD from the exons AT GTCTACAGGTACGCCTGCAGGTTCAAGCGCTGCCTCTGGCAGCAGTCGAAGACTTCAGCAGACGCAAAATCAAGTGGATGAG GTGGTGGACATCATGAGAGTCAATGTGGATAAGGTCCTGGAAAGAGATCAGAAGCTCTCTGAGTTAGATGACCGTGCAGACGCACTGCAGGCAGGAGCTTCCCAATTTGAAACAAGTGCTGCCAAGTTGAAGAGAAAATATTGGTGGAAGAATTGCAAG ATGTGGGCCATAGGGATCAGTGTCgtggtcatcatcatcatcatcatcgtcg ACTGCAGCGTTCGAATTAATTCTGGATTTGCACTGAAAGACTAA